The Chitinophagales bacterium genome includes the window TAGCTAAACCAATAGCTTCGCTAAATTTTGTAAGCATAAATCCTTCACCTTGGTAGGACTCGATTTGTTCTGTTTTAATTTTATCTAACTGATTCATATTTTATATTTCAATAAAACTTACTTTAACACTTCTATTTATTCCAATCCAAAACTCCTTTCTTTATTACATAGTAAAAGCCACAGAGAAAGAAAGCCACAAAAATGAGAACAGCATAAAAGCCTTGCCAGCCCATATCAAGAAAGTTAACTGCGTATGGGTAAAAGAATACTACTTCTACATCGAATAAGACAAAAAGGATAGCAACTAAAAAATATTTTACAGAAATGGGAAATCGGGCATCTCCTTGGCTTTCTATTCCACATTCAAACGCTTCGTTCTTAGCTTTTGAATGTCGCTTAGGACCTAAAAAATGTGTGCCAACTAGGGTCAAAACAACAAACCCAATAGAAACGATGCTAGCGAGAAGTATAGGAATATAAGAATTCATTCAATTAATTATTGTATCCGCAAATCTAGTAATTCTCAAGAAACTAAAACGATATTTCTGACTTTAATTTTACTGCAATTATGAAGCCTTAATCCAAATTCCGCATTATAAAAATGCAGAATCGATTAAGAATTTGTATTTCAATCTCGTACGTACGGGATTGAAACATATTCTAAATCGTCCAGAAGGCTTTTCGGGACAACTTAATCATATAGTTCGCCACGCTGTGGCTTCTAATGTTTATTTTGAGTTTAACAAGATTTAAATGGTGAGAAGCTAAATTCCTTTTTCCTATTTCGTTATCTTTGTTTTAAAATCTCAAACAATATTGACTAACAAATTTATTTTCAAGAATATAGCGATACTAGTAGGTATGACAATACTACCTTTGGTTCTGCTCTTTTTGCCAAAGGATTTCTTTGATAATGGACCAACGCTATGTTTATTTACTCTTGTCACAGGGGTCAATTGCCCAGGGTGCGGTATGACACGTGCATGCATGCGAATGATCCATTTTGATTTTCAAGGAGCTTGGTTGTTTCATAAAGCAAGTTTTGTGGTACTACCTACTCTTATATTTTTATATATCCGTTTTTTTGTACTAAAATTAAGACAAATTGTTAAATTCTAGCGAAAAGCCAACTAAAAATTGTTTGAAATCTTGAATTGTCATTTTTTTTCACTATATTTGCTTCAAGTTTGATTATGACGATGAAAAGGCTTTTAATATTTCTTGGTTTAACTTTTACATTGGTATCCTTTACCCTTGCGGACAAGGACGGTATCAATAGTCTTAGTATTTATCCGCAGCCTATTGTCAAAAAGGCCAGAGTTCAATGCGAAATTGAACTTAGGAAAGTAGAAGTCTATAATTTATTAGGCAATAAAGTAATGGAGCGCGATGGACAAGGAGAATTGGACTTCTCAGATTTGCCAAGCGGTTATTATTTTATCAAAGCTTATTCAGACAAAGGTGACATTGTAAAAAGAGTTCAGAAGAACTAAATTTCATGTCGGTTTTTAAGCGATTGACTCTTCCAGGATTTGAGAGAGTTCCTATTCATAAGGTCTTAGGTCTAGTTATTAGAGAGATTCGTTCTCCTATAATGATATTGCGTGCCAAAGCCATTGCATATAGCTTTTTCCTTGCTATTTTCCCTTCGATTGTTTTTTTATTTAGCTTACTTTCCTATTTACCAAAGAGTAGAGAACTCACAGAAAATATATTGGGGTATCTCAATAAAATGTCTCCGAACCAGCAGATGATCGAGTTATTTAAACCTATTATACATGAGGTAATGAATGGACCCAAAGGCGGTATTCTATCGATTGGTTTTTTATTGATAATTTTCTTCATGAAAAACGGAGTAGTAACTATGATGCAATCTTTCAATGTGCATTTTGAAATTCGCTCGGGCAAATTGTTTATAAAAAATCAACTATTATCTATTGTTATTACAATTGTCGTTCTTGTTTTATTCGTTTTGACTATTGTTTTGCTTGTATTAGGTAAATTCATCATGCAAAAACTATTTGACTTTTTCAGTTATGATGGACATGTTTTAGTATTGTTAATAGATTTGTTACGATATAGTATAAGTATCACTTTAAATTTTCTTGTAATTTCCATATTATATTATCTAGGACCTATCGTGCGACCAGAGAGATTTAAAGTGTTTACTCCTGGTTCTATTGTTGCTACGACTATGATTGTGTTGGTATCGGTTTTATTTTCTTACTACATCAAAAATTTTGGCAACTACAATAAAATCTATGGATCCCTAGGAGTCTTAATTTTTATGCTTATATGGCTATACTGGAACGCACTCGCTATACTTATTGGATATGAAATGAATAGAGGCATAAATATGCTAAAGTCTAAACGGCGAAAAAAGTAAAAATATTAGTTTTTAACTTTCAAAAGTTTTTCCGCAACTGCTATTTTGTATATCTCATATAAACAAGACAGAATGACAATGAAAAACAACAATGCTATAAACTTACTTCTTAATAAAAGTACATTATAGTTTTGAAAAGATAAACTCTTTAAAACATCCTCCACATTCAATAGATAGGCTAAACTCGCCAATAAACCGATATGCCATTTACTAGACCTAATGGAATAGATAACTAAAAAGATGATGGCAGCATGTGCATAACGTTCGTGCATTTGAGTGCAGAAAAAGAAAAAAATAAGCGGTAAAATACCCCAGCTAAGAATAGCTAGATCATGATTTATAGTATTACTTGTTTTACCTAAAATTCTTTTAAGACTCCAAACAAATAGTGGCCATAATGAAAGAAAGCTAAAAATAAAAAAGAGTGCCAGTCCCCAAGTCTTATAGCTAAATCCATACAAAATCTCAGAATCCTTCATCCATCTGGCCTCTCCTCCTATAAATGCGAACCATATATTATAAGCGTTAGCCGAGATATAAGGTTGGCTATCGACCAAGGTAGCTATAACTCTCCAGATATCGCCCAATTTACCATGGAGTATGTAAGGTAAGAAGATAATAGTTTGGATAATTACCAAATATATGAAATCAGAAAGAATAGATTTTCGATCTCCATGCCAGTATATTGGTACCAATAGGAATAGAATAGCTGGAGTAAAAACAATAGCCTGATATTTAAAATTAAGCGCTAATAAAAATGATATCAACCCCATGCGTGTATTTTCTTTCAATAGAAAATATAAACTCATAACCATAAAGAAAGAAATGATTTCATCTACCTGTCCCCAAACTAAAGTATTATGTAAAACAGCAATATTCAAAAGATAAAATATGCCATAATAACTATTAACTAGCGGAGAAAATTTACGCAAAAAATGAAAGACCATATAGCTGGATCCAAGGTGGAAAAGGAAAATAACGAGTTTGAAGTATTTAATATTTAGTGTCAACTCATCAATACTATCCTTCCATTGAGAATAAAGATACAATAAATACTGAAAGGCAGGCAAGTATTCTGTATCCGTATTGTAGACATTCAGTAGTCCAGAAGTTTTGATATAACTTATCCACCTAAGCCAGCATACTCTATCATCATAGTGGCATCTTTCAGGGACTATAAAAAGTATGACTAGAAAAAACAAACTGGCAAAAACAAAAAAATGTTTTTGCCAATCCTCTAGTTTAAATTTAATAAACATGAAAGTATTCCTACTTTGACTTTTCGGTCTTCGATTCTGTCTGCTCTTCTACGATAGGTGAGGAACCTCCTACTTTTAGCTTTATCTTATTTTCAATTTCTTTGGCTACCTCTGGATTATCCGCTAAAAACTGCAGCACGGCATCTCTTCCTTGCCCTATTTTCGTGCCTTCATAGCTATACCATGAACCGCTTTTTTCTAGGATATCGAGTTCTGTACCGAAGTCAACAATTTCACCTACTTTCGAAATACCTACTCCATACATGATATCAAATTCACACACTTTGAACGGAGGGGCTACCTTATTTTTCACGACTTTGACCTTGGTTCTATTCCCAATAATCTCTCCCTCTTTATCTTTTATTTGGGCAATTCTTCGTATATCTAATCTCACAGAGGCATAATATTTCAAAGCATTACCTCCAGTAGTGGTCTCAGGATTACCAAACATAACTCCGATTTTTTCTCTTAATTGATTGATAAAAATGCAGCAGCTATTCGTTCTATTGATAGAACCAGTTAGCTTTCTCAGAGCCTGGGACATCAAACGCGCATGAAGCCCCATTTTACTATCACCCATCTCTCCTTCTAGCTCACTTTTCGGCACTAATGCTGCTACAGAGTCAATAACACAGACATCAATAGCTCCACTTCGTATTAAATGGTCTGCTATTTCTAATGCCTGTTCACCATTATCTGGCTGTGATATAAATAAATTATTTGTATCTACACCTAAAGCCTCGGCATAGGTTCTATCAAATGCATGCTCGGCATCAATTATGGCACAAATACCTCCTTTGCGCTGTGCTTCGGCTATAGCATGTATAGCCAATGTCGTCTTACCTGATGATTCTGGTCCATAGATCTCTACGATACGTCCCTTTGGATATCCTCCTATACCTAGAGATAAGTCTAGACCAATTGACCCAGATGGCACGGTATCGACGGATATCACTTTTGCATCACCCAGACGCATTATGGTTCCTTTTCCATAAGACTTCTCCAGTACACCTATCGTGCTTTCTAATGCTTTTAGCTTTTGTGTTAAATCTGACATAAATAGTTGTTTTTAATTTTATGAATTGCTTTACTGAGTCTGACAAAATTAATCAATTTCTATTGGAAGTAAATTAATATTTTTGCTAAAATCAACGATGCAAATGTAAAAAAGTGAAGTGACAAAAAGTGGCGCTTAAATGAATTAAAGTGGAAAATGATCAGATAATGAGTGAATGCTTTATGAAGTTAGTCACGTTTTGATAGAAAAATGTCGAAGACATCGTATTGTAATAACAAACCATGAGCAGCTTTCTCACAGAATGATATCGATTTTAATTTGAGATAAATTAACCCTATTACGTGCAAGTATTCCATAAAGTTGAAGATATTCAACACCATATCCAAGAAATAAAAAGAAATAGTAAAATTATCGGCTTTGTGCCGACTATGGGTGCGCTTCATGAAGGTCATTTATCCCTCATTCTACGATCCAAAATGGAGTGTGATATAACGGTAGCTAGTATTTTTGTCAATCCTACTCAGTTTAATAATCAGAATGATTATGATAAATATCCGCGCATGCAAGAGGTCGATAGCTACATGCTTGAAAATTCTGGCTGCGATATTTTGTTTCTGCCTGATATTGAGGAAATGTACCAAAATTCGATATTAGAAGTCCTACCTTTTGACATTGGTTATCTTGACACGATTCTTGAAGGTGCTAAACGACCAGGGCATTATCAAGGAGTAGCCACAATTGTGGAAAAACTCTTTCTATCGGTGTCTCCCGATAAGGTATTTATGGGCTTGAAAGATTTTCAACAAGTAAAAGTCATAGAAAAACTAGTGAGAGATAGAAAAATGCCCATAAATATCATAGGTTGTCCTACTCTACGTGAAGCCAATGGCTTGGCTATGAGTAGTCGAAACATGCGACTATCAGAAGAGGGAAAAATGCGTGCTGGAGACATTTATCTTGCGCTTCGTTCTATCATTGAGAATAAAAATACAAAGAGCCCACTCGAGGTTTTAGATAGTGCAGCTATGGAATACTTAGCCCAAGAATTCTGGGACATCGAATACCTTGTGCTACGAAATGCCCATGATTTATCCGAAGTGAATATGATCAAATGGGAAGATGACATCAATTATATTGTTCTCTTTGCAGGGTGGTTAGAAGGGGTGAGATTAATAGATAATATGAGTTTTATCTCCTAGCGGAGTTCCACAATAAGGACTTCTTGCAAATATGTAAGCGAGGTCTTGTCTCTTTCAAGTATTGATTTCTGTGCAAAAATAGTTGAGATAGGAAATTACTACTCCATAAACTCCCATGCACTTTTATAAGCATTATGGGAATGGCAGTAGTCCAGCCATTGATTGTAGAAATCATCTTGAGAGAGGGTAGCACTATCGCCAAAGACGATTAGCATTTTTTTTGCACGGGTAAGTGCTACATTGATACGTCGGTAGTCTTTGAGAAATCCTATACTCCCTTCGTCATTCGAGCGTACGAGACTGATGCAGATGATATCGCGCTCCTGTCCTTGGAAAGAGTCTATTGTGGAGATATCGATATTGTAGTTTAGTTTGAGTTGGGAAAATTCCCGGTCAAAGTTTTTCATATACTCCACCTGACCTCGGTAGGGTGCTATGACACCTATGCTCAAGTGATCGTATTGGTATTTGAGTTCGAGGAGAAGCTTGCTTAGATAGTCAAATAATAATTTACATTCTTCAGGATTGAAAAGGCTATCCGAGTTGTCTTGTTTTTTTTCATCGAAGCCACAGCCAGCCGTATCTATAAATTGTAGGGTGGGGTAGAGCATCTCACGAATCTGAAAATAATGTACTCTTGTATTGGGTGCGGCTTTCAGTTTGTTTTCATAAAATACGAGATTGCTAAATCCCATGATTTCTTCTTTCATCCGATACTGTGTGTCGAGAAGAAATACTCTATTCTTCACGTGAAATCCTATGTCCATAAGGGTTGTAGATAGTCCTTGTTTTTCTGCTTCATGGCTCTTAATAGTAGGGGGCAGCTGAAATGGGTCTCCTGCGAGGATGACCTTTGCCGACTTTAAAATAGGAATCCACGTGGCAGGTTCAAGGGCTTGAGAGACTTCATCTATAACTACTGTATGAAATTTCATATCCTTGAGATAGTTCTGCTGACTGCCGACTAAGGTAGTACAGATTACTTGTGATTCTTCTAAGATTTTTTTGACAAGATAATCTTCAATCCATCGAATGTGTTTATGGATTTCTTTCACTTCTTGTAATAGCAATTTTCGTTGCTCCCTTTCCTCTGGTCCGAATTGGCGTCTATACTTATTCGCCATCTTTCGAAATTCATCAGCTTTTTTTCGCAGTTTTTTAATTTCTAAAATTTCAGGAGATGAATCGATTTTAGCATCTAATGTTTGAGATAATACCGCTTCATTGACACGAGAAATATTTCCTATCCGTAGTGTTTTTAGACCAATAGAAGATAATTTCTCCACTAACAAATCGGTCGCACTATTACTAGGCGAACAAACGAGAATTTGGCTTTCTTTTTTGCTGAGTTGGTAGATAGCTTCAATGAGTGTCGTTGTTTTTCCAGTGCCTGGTGGTCCATGAATGATGAGAAAATCTTCCATTCCCAAAATATGCTCAATGGCATGGATTTGGCTTGCGTTGAGGGAAGAATTACGAGGTGTAAATGGTGTAGCTTGTATAGGTGAAGTCGCTCGCAGTCTATAAAATTTATCTCTCAACTGCGCTAATGTCGTGGAATCTCCTGCTTTCTCGACTTCAGCTAGTGCCAAACGCATTTCTTTAAATGATTTTTCATCAAAATCTGATGCGATACCTATTTTACCATCTTGGTACCAGTCTGGGAAATCATCTTCTTCTAATATGATTTTAATCTGGTTACTTGAGATATAATAGACATTGCCGCGCACAGAGTGAGTGTGAATATTGCCATCGTTATTTTGGAAAAAACGTATCATGGAGCCACTTTTAAACTGGTGGGACACCAATTTATCTTCAGCTATTTCTAGGGTGAGATACGGGTATTCTCCTACAGTAAATCCTGTTTCATTGATTTTGAGAGGATACCATGCGAGTCCTTTCTCGACTAATTCTTTGATAGATAGTTTTCTTAAGGTTTCTTCATAAATGATTTTCTCGTGCTGAAATTCTATATCTAAAGCCTTATTTAGCTTTTCTAGTCTCTCTATTCTCTGGCTCATACTTGAGGTAAAAATATATTCTTTACATCAAAATGGATTCTTTTATTCAGTTGTTTTAGAGAATGGAAAGTAGTTACAACGAAAGAATAACATTTATTTATTTTTGAGAAAGGTTCTTCTGACTATTTTTGTAGATATTTTATAATAATTATGCGATTAGATAATCGTTTGTTAATGATTTTACTATTAATGTTTGTCTATATCTATGGATCACAGATATTAGGCTGGCAGTTTGATTATAATAAATTATTAGCTATTTTTTTATTTGGGTTGCTTACTCAGACTCTCTTTTGCTTGGCTTTTAAAATTCCTGTGAATGCTTCTATTAGTACCATAATAACCACCATGTTGCTTGGATTACTCATACGCACAGAATTTATTTTTATTTGTGGAATGCTTTCCTTTTTTGCAGTATCCTCGAAATATATTTTTCAGTATGAAGGGAAACACCTCTTCAATCCAGCGAATTTTGGATTAGTTTTTATGATGTTATTCACTAAGCAGGCATTTATTACCACGCTCCGATTAGACGTTTTTTTATTGGTGGTCGTAGTCTTAGGAATTCTTCTCATTCTCTATAGAAGCAATGTTAAAAAAGTCGATATTCTATTGTTTTACTTTGTCATACATTATATCTTAACCTTTATTTTTTCATTATTTGACATCGTTATAAATAATGTAGATTGGAAAGATTTGTGGTTTGTCATCTACGCACTTATACTCTTAGCGGATCCCCTCTCAAGCCCTAATAGCAGAATAGGCAGATTATTATGGGTATTTACAATTGTATTATGCACATTTGTCTTGAGCTCTTTGTTTATGGTTACCTATGCGTCGTTTTTTGCTTTAGCCATTGCAGGGATTTTGATGCCTCTTGTAGATAAAATCTTTAAAAAGGAAACAAGATTTTCTTGGGATTCTGTCTATAAAAGACCTCTACATTCAAATGATACTAATTATCAGGCATCTTTGCATTGAGTTTAGCTAAATATTTTTCTAACCAAATTTTTAAAAGATTGCTTGATTTGGTCCAGACGCGGCTTTCTAAAATATCTCTATGTATTTTGTTAAACTTTACCTTACTAATCTTCTCTTTGAGCTGAAAAGATAGAAGTTTACAAATAAAGTTTATTATATCGGACTCATCTTTTGCTAATTCTGAATTGAAATGTTGCATTCGCTTTGAATTTTCGCATTCTCTATAAGCTGACTCTAAATCATTTGTATCTATTAAGTATATAATGATTAGTGCCCTTACATATAGCATTTGGTCTTCTTTAAAAAGGTGGGGTTGTAGTTCTGATAAAGTCGTGTATATGTCATCGTATTGGTTATTTAGTATTTGAAGATATTTCTCACGAATCAAAAATTGAGTTTTCTTAGCCATAGGTACATGTTCCATATTACCCATGACGCGCTGTTGATATGCGAGGGCTTTTTCAAATTGTCCTTTTTTGAGCAACAAGGAAGAATAGTTGAAATAAAAGACAGTTTCGTTTGCTACTGCATGTTTTATGAGTTCATTTTTCTCAATGAATAGAAATATTTCTTCTGCTTTATCTAATTCTTCCTCATATATTAACATGATGGCGTAATTAAAAATACTTTGCCCTAGCTTAAACTTGATGGAAGGACGATATTTCGATTTTTCATTTATAAGAAGGGTGAATATTTCTAGAACTATACCCCATTTTACTTGCGGTTTTTTTTCTTCAATGAGTTGAATAGCTTTATCTATAGGATTGCTAAAACTCGATATGGTTTCTTCTTTTAGTAGCTCAAACGTTTGCATAGATAAAACCTCATCGATTCCATAAATTTCTTTGAAGTAGTTAAAATTTAATGCAGTATAACTCAGATTCGCTGATTCTTCTAAATAAGCCATTTGATTATACTTGTAAGATGTTTTCAGACATTCTATAGCTTCTTGATACATTTTAGGATTCCGAATTGTTTGACTATATTTTACAAAGTATAATTTGCTTAGGCCGAAATAATATAAACTAGAGCTAAACTGATTAAAATAATAATTCCATTCTTTTTCGAATAGATCATTTGCTTGTCTTAACCCTAGAGTATTAAGATAGTTGATGCATTTATTGAGTTCTACGTTTTCAGTTCCTTGCAGCCATAAATCACCTATATAGCCTCTAACCAAATGAAACAACTCTGTTAAGAGATTTTTTAATTGCTTTTCAGAACTTTCATTCATAGGTTTGCCTAATACTTTTCTAAAGAGCTTCCCTTTGTTTTCTTGAAATTCGCTCTCACTTATTGAATGTATTTCCTCCCATAATAAAGACAGTTGTTTATTGACAGAAAAAAAAGTCCTTTTGAGTGCTTTTTTATCTTCAGGAGTTAGACTATTTAGTAATTCAAAAATTTTCATTTTAAATCGACTTAAGTGTTTGTAAGTTAATTACATGAGTGCATTTTTCAACTGTAATTTTATGACTTTTGTCGTTCAAATGTCATAAAATAAATATCTATTCTCCTCATTTTTGTACTCGATGACAGTTTCTATTTCCTCAAGAGCTGTTTGGCGTGTACTTTTGGGGTTTAGCATGGTGCACGCCTTTATTTATTTTTTACGATATAGGCAATCTATATCCATTATTAAGGGGTCATTTCTTTACCATAAGGGGGTAGTTGAAATGACCTCTTTATTTTGTGTAATACTGAATCAAGGCATCGATAGGATTGGCATCTACATTCGTAATATTTAAATCATATTTTTGCATGGCTAATGTCAGTTCCTCCTTGAAAACTAAAGCTATTGAACCGACAAAACTTATGGGTAATTTTTTAGATTCTGGATAGCAGATTATATGGTAACGTATAAATTCATCAAATCCTCGGAGAATAATTTCCTGAATAAATGGGTGAGTTTTAAAATGGCTGGCAATAGGAGCAAAGCTAGCTAGGAATCGATTCGGCAGGTCTTTTTTATAGACAGCGTCAAATATATCTTCTTTGTCTATTTCGTATTTTTCCAAGATATAATCATGGATTTCTTTAGGGAGAGTTTTATAGATATAATTCTTAAGAATTTCCTTGCCTATATATGCGCCCGATGCCTCGTCTCCCATAACATAGCCTAGTGCTGGCACATTATGGGTGATTTCTCCATTTTCATAAACGCAACTATTGGACCCAGTGCCTATGATGCAAGCTATACCATCGCCTTTTCCGAAAAGGGCTATGCACGAAGCTAGTAAATCATGATCAACTAAAATATCATTCGCATTTTTAAAATAAGATTTAAAGATTCCTTTCAGGAAATTATTGCGCCCCTCATGTGAGCACCCAGCACCATAAAACACGATACGAGTAATATCATTTTGAAAATTGGCTAGTTCTGAATTTTTCAATTCATTTATGACAAATTCTTCTGTGACAAAGAATGGATTAATTCCTTTGGTTTCAGCTGCTTTGATTTTTTCACCTGATATAAGCCGCCATTGCGTTTTAGAACTTCCACTTTCTGCTAATAAAAACATAAAGTATAAATATTTAAAAATGTGGGTTTAGTTTATAATGCGAAAAGTACTAGATTTTGATGAAATGATTGGAACTAATTTGAAAATCTATTCTAATTTTGTCTCATGATAAAACAGATTTTAAGAGAAATAGTGATATGGTCAGTAACCATTTTAATCGCTTGGCTTATATGGTTCCCGATTCATAACGTTATTCCATATCGTTTTTTACCATTAGGGTTGATATCATTTACCCTTTTAATGCAATTTGCAAGGTGGTTTGTATTCTATGATGCAGTAGTTTTGTTTAAAAACCCATATTGGCGGGTAGCTTTTGCTTGTGGTTTGTTTTTTGTAGGATTTGTCATTTGGTCTGAAGGTCAAAAAATAGTGGCACTCGCTGAGAATATGGAGCTGCGAGACATTATGCCTGATCAGGCTACACCAGTTTTTCTCAAATATGAACAGATGTATAACTTGTTCATGTATTTGAGAAATCTACTCGTTATTAGCAACTATGGAACACCAGGGGTAGCAGTAATGTTATTGCTTAAAATTATTTATAAATCATTAGGAATGGGCCAAAAAAAAGTTAGTGGCTCAATCTAAATGAAAAAAAAACTTGAGAAACCTATAGCTAACTATTTTCTTCGTTGCACAGTGAAGTCTATTAAAGCTTCAAAAGCTTTTCGATAGATATTGTCATCAAAGTTTAGTAATAATTCTTTTGCCTTGTCAGCATACTCATTCATGCGTTTTTCTGCATATATCAACCCACCGTTATTCTCTATAGTAGATATTATTTTTTGAATGGTGTCTGGATTTTTACGCTTAAAACGTATTGCGGTCATTAGTTTTGTTTTTATCCACCAGCTTGATTTTTGTAAGGTATGTATAAGTGGTAAAGTCATTTTCTGATCCTTTATATCTATAGCCAATGGCTTTCCTATTTCATCTTTTCCTAAATCGAGCAAGTCATCTTTTATCTGAAATGCCATTCCTATGTTGTATCCAATTTCACCTAGTAAGCGATTCTTTTCATTATCCGTGCTCACAGAATGACTACCTACAAGGCAAGCTGTTTTAATTAAAGAAGCGGTTTTCTTGGATATAATATTATAATATACATCTTCCGTTATATCTAGTTTCATAGCCTTCTCTATTTGTAATAGCTCCCCTTCGCTCATTTCCTTTACCGCACTCGATATTATTTGTAGCAGATTATATTCACCATTATCTAATGCTAGTAGTAAGCCTCTAGAAAGCATATAATCACCAAGTAAGACTGCTGCTTTGTTTTTCCATTTTGCATTTATAGATAGAAATCCTCTCCGAGTTTCAGCCTCATCTACTACATCATCGTGAACCAAGGTAGCCGTATGAAGGAGTTCTATCATAACAGCGGATAATATGGTTGAGTGATTAGTCGGTGCTTGAATCTTTGCTGACAGAAAAACCAAGATGGGTCTTATCTGTTTGCCTTTCATTTTTAATAGGTAATCTGTAATTAGATTTAAAAGCGGAATTTCACTCTTTAACTCCGACTTCATCATGGTATTTAAGGAATTTAAATCTTCCTGAATCAGCTCATTAATTTGCTCGAAATTCATACCTTTTTCAACCCTTTTTCGTAAATTATAACGGATAAAATTCCTGCAATGATACCTAAAATACTACCAATAAATACATCTTCTTTAAAATGACACATAAGATACATTCTTGATATTCCTACCATTATGGCTATTGTGAAAAAAAGTACCTGAAAGGACCGATTGAGATTAAAAAAGAAAATAAGAAATGACATACAAAAAAATGCTGTAAAGGTATGTCCTGATGGCATACTATGGTTATATAAAGGCTGAAAATCCGGAATTGGATTTATTTCTCCTTGCTTAAAATACAAGAGGGGTCTAGGAAAGTCTAGAGTTTTCTTAAGATAAACTAAAAATAAATCTATTGGGATGAAGGCCATTAAAGCACTTAGTAGAGCTCTTCTATTTTTCAGCAATAGGTATAAGGCAATTCCTGCTAGACCAACCCATTCTCCTAGATATGTAGCTGTTTTAAAGAATTCCGTCAAAAAAGTTTTCCTATTATAACAGAAGTAAAGTATTTCCCATCCTTTGTTGGTAAGTAGAATAAAGCTCTGCATAATTATAGCATATAGCGCAACGAGAACTAGAAAAAATCTTCTATTTTGGGTTAACATATTTCTTAGAAAATTTCTCTGTTACCCAGTTAGCAAAGCCTTCAATATTCATCAACTGGCTATCATTCATAGCTTTATATGTTAGAAAAATACCTAAAGGAAGAAATAAAATAGTACTAAACCACATGCCTAAGAACGGA containing:
- the recA gene encoding recombinase RecA, translating into MSDLTQKLKALESTIGVLEKSYGKGTIMRLGDAKVISVDTVPSGSIGLDLSLGIGGYPKGRIVEIYGPESSGKTTLAIHAIAEAQRKGGICAIIDAEHAFDRTYAEALGVDTNNLFISQPDNGEQALEIADHLIRSGAIDVCVIDSVAALVPKSELEGEMGDSKMGLHARLMSQALRKLTGSINRTNSCCIFINQLREKIGVMFGNPETTTGGNALKYYASVRLDIRRIAQIKDKEGEIIGNRTKVKVVKNKVAPPFKVCEFDIMYGVGISKVGEIVDFGTELDILEKSGSWYSYEGTKIGQGRDAVLQFLADNPEVAKEIENKIKLKVGGSSPIVEEQTESKTEKSK
- a CDS encoding AAA family ATPase produces the protein MSQRIERLEKLNKALDIEFQHEKIIYEETLRKLSIKELVEKGLAWYPLKINETGFTVGEYPYLTLEIAEDKLVSHQFKSGSMIRFFQNNDGNIHTHSVRGNVYYISSNQIKIILEEDDFPDWYQDGKIGIASDFDEKSFKEMRLALAEVEKAGDSTTLAQLRDKFYRLRATSPIQATPFTPRNSSLNASQIHAIEHILGMEDFLIIHGPPGTGKTTTLIEAIYQLSKKESQILVCSPSNSATDLLVEKLSSIGLKTLRIGNISRVNEAVLSQTLDAKIDSSPEILEIKKLRKKADEFRKMANKYRRQFGPEEREQRKLLLQEVKEIHKHIRWIEDYLVKKILEESQVICTTLVGSQQNYLKDMKFHTVVIDEVSQALEPATWIPILKSAKVILAGDPFQLPPTIKSHEAEKQGLSTTLMDIGFHVKNRVFLLDTQYRMKEEIMGFSNLVFYENKLKAAPNTRVHYFQIREMLYPTLQFIDTAGCGFDEKKQDNSDSLFNPEECKLLFDYLSKLLLELKYQYDHLSIGVIAPYRGQVEYMKNFDREFSQLKLNYNIDISTIDSFQGQERDIICISLVRSNDEGSIGFLKDYRRINVALTRAKKMLIVFGDSATLSQDDFYNQWLDYCHSHNAYKSAWEFME
- a CDS encoding NADH-quinone oxidoreductase subunit A codes for the protein MNSYIPILLASIVSIGFVVLTLVGTHFLGPKRHSKAKNEAFECGIESQGDARFPISVKYFLVAILFVLFDVEVVFFYPYAVNFLDMGWQGFYAVLIFVAFFLCGFYYVIKKGVLDWNK
- a CDS encoding T9SS type A sorting domain-containing protein, which translates into the protein MKRLLIFLGLTFTLVSFTLADKDGINSLSIYPQPIVKKARVQCEIELRKVEVYNLLGNKVMERDGQGELDFSDLPSGYYFIKAYSDKGDIVKRVQKN
- a CDS encoding YihY/virulence factor BrkB family protein, which encodes MSVFKRLTLPGFERVPIHKVLGLVIREIRSPIMILRAKAIAYSFFLAIFPSIVFLFSLLSYLPKSRELTENILGYLNKMSPNQQMIELFKPIIHEVMNGPKGGILSIGFLLIIFFMKNGVVTMMQSFNVHFEIRSGKLFIKNQLLSIVITIVVLVLFVLTIVLLVLGKFIMQKLFDFFSYDGHVLVLLIDLLRYSISITLNFLVISILYYLGPIVRPERFKVFTPGSIVATTMIVLVSVLFSYYIKNFGNYNKIYGSLGVLIFMLIWLYWNALAILIGYEMNRGINMLKSKRRKK
- a CDS encoding pantoate--beta-alanine ligase, with protein sequence MQVFHKVEDIQHHIQEIKRNSKIIGFVPTMGALHEGHLSLILRSKMECDITVASIFVNPTQFNNQNDYDKYPRMQEVDSYMLENSGCDILFLPDIEEMYQNSILEVLPFDIGYLDTILEGAKRPGHYQGVATIVEKLFLSVSPDKVFMGLKDFQQVKVIEKLVRDRKMPINIIGCPTLREANGLAMSSRNMRLSEEGKMRAGDIYLALRSIIENKNTKSPLEVLDSAAMEYLAQEFWDIEYLVLRNAHDLSEVNMIKWEDDINYIVLFAGWLEGVRLIDNMSFIS
- a CDS encoding DUF2752 domain-containing protein, which encodes MTNKFIFKNIAILVGMTILPLVLLFLPKDFFDNGPTLCLFTLVTGVNCPGCGMTRACMRMIHFDFQGAWLFHKASFVVLPTLIFLYIRFFVLKLRQIVKF